A stretch of the Lactuca sativa cultivar Salinas chromosome 9, Lsat_Salinas_v11, whole genome shotgun sequence genome encodes the following:
- the LOC128128865 gene encoding uncharacterized protein LOC128128865, with protein MNIFSNNVRGIGCEVKRGWLRDCRIKYHSFFMGLQETKSRDIINNLDRQIWGSPNFKCEVIDPDGLSGGIASFWDPSLFQASEAIKGEGFLAIKGVWLGLRKSCCFVNVYAPQEPIRKRSLWNNLVGLVNSDSDACWFIFGDFNVVRLPEERMGSGFCQSSAYYFNDFIHTLGLLEIKMGGRRFTYMNSAGDKHSKLDRFLVSLNSLNSWPNLNVTALPRVHSDHCAILLSASQLDFGPTPFRFYNSWLEDPDFAKILSNGWSVSNCPRRQLYLSPLSLVANKLKNLKEHIKIWRKEVIGRSKKELDELTTQINDIDLLAEKGLINNEMLKARQNAQQKIIEIESERIKDLKQKSRVKWALEDRAPGPDGFSFAFLKKHWEEIGSDFYLAVKHYEASGLIDEGCNSSFITLIPKIQDPITLNDFRPISLIGCLYKTISKVLAERLKKVIHHVVSKEQTAFIKDRNILDGPLILNEVISWLKKNKKKAFIFKVDFEKAFDCISWDFLDSIMQQMEFGDKWRAWIRGCLTSARISVLINGAATKEFRMEWGVRQGDPLSPFLFILAAEGLHVAPESARENGVYSGVQLPRCGPSISHLQYADDVIFLGSWSLENTKNLIRILRCYELASGLNVNMSKSKIYGLGVQSCELELVVCSFNCSIGSFPITYLGLPVGVSMVRETHWKPLIEKFRAKLSRWKASTLSFGGRLTLCKSVLGSLGSYYFSLYKAPSKVLKSLERTRMNFFWGGSLEASKMAWVAWEKILASKERGGLGIGSLKAQNLALMGKWWWRFRTQQDNIWAMVIQAIHGSEGGVARPKAVRRKSSCWGSIACLPSFLDKDQVPFLSFFQSSLNLDGSFKWLWSLDHSGVYTVSSLRKHIDNRSLPYSNAGWKWNPLVPGKVNILAWRVSHCRLPCMENLNKLAISSSDLCQMCHEATESVDHICVGCPIAKEAWAQVCSWWRLLGNYPNDCRELLNCKESLRGHNRLEMIHEAIMLVFLWVMWRFRNNKAHCSNLNSGSRLALALEVQTFSHLWINARNRKGRKLRWLEWCCDPILECYGRM; from the exons ATGAATATCTTCTCCAACAATGTTCGTGGAATCGGGTGCGAGGTCAAACGGGGCTGGCTCAGAGATTGTCGCATTAAATACCACTCTTTTTTTATGGGGCTTCAGGAAACTAAATCCAGGGACATAATAAACAACCTGGATAGGCAAATATGGGGCTCTCCAAATTTCAAATGTGAGGTTATTGATCCAGATGGACTCTCTGGTGGTATTGCCTCATTTTGGGACCCATCTCTCTTTCAAGCCTCTGAAGCAATTAAAGGTGAAGGCTTTCTTGCAATCAAAGGTGTTTGGCTGGGTTTGAGGAAGTCTTGCTGTTTTGTCAATGTGTATGCTCCCCAGGAGCCTATAAGGAAAAGATCTTTATGGAATAACCTGGTCGGGTTGGTCAACTCAGATTCGGACGCTTGCTGGTTCATCTTTGGAGATTTTAATGTTGTCAGGCTACCGGAGGAAAGGATGGGTTCCGGGTTCTGCCAAAGTAGTGCCTATTACTTCAATGATTTTATTCATACTCTAGGTCTATTAGAAATCAAAATGGGGGGGCGCAGATTCACGTATATGAACTCTGCTGGTGACAAGCACAGCAAGCTGGACAGATTTCTTGTTTCTTTAAACTCCTTAAATTCTTGGCCGAATTTAAATGTCACTGCCTTGCCTAGAGTACACTCAGATCATTGTGCAATTCTCCTTTCAGCTTCCCAGTTAGATTTCGGCCCCACTCCTTTCAGGTTCTATAACTCATGGCTCGAGGATCCGGACTTTGCGAAAATACTAAGTAATGGTTGGTCAGTCAGTAATTGCCCCAGGCGTCAGCTATATCTATCTCCTCTCTCCTTGGTGGCAAATAAATTAAAGAACCTAAAGGAGCATATCAaaatttggaggaaggaggtgatCGGGAGATCGAAAAAGGAATTGGATGAGCTTACAACCCAAATAAATGACATTGATCTCTTGGCTGAGAAGGGGCTGATAAACAATGAAATGCTCAAAGCCCGTCAGAACGCTCAACAAAAAATCATTGAAATCGAGTCCGAGCGCATTAAGGACCTGAAGCAAAAGTCTAGAGTTAAATGGGCTCTAGAAG ATAGGGCCCCCGGGCCTGATGGATTCTCTTTCGCTTTTCTAAAGAAGCATTGGGAGGAAATTGGTAGTGACTTCTACCTAGCAGTCAAGCATTATGAAGCCTCAGGGCTTATTGATGAAGGATGCAATTCATCTTTTATCACCCTAATCCCAAAGATCCAGGACCCGATCACGTTAAACGATTTCCGACCTATCAGCCTAATCGGATGTCTATACAAAACGATTTCAAAGGTCCTTGCTGAACGGCTGAAAAAAGTGATCCACCATGTGGTAAGTAAAGAGCAAACAGCTTTCATTAAAGATAGGAACATCCTAGATGGGCCTCTAATCCTCAATGAAGTTATTAGCTGGTTGAAGAAGAACAAAAAGAAAGCGTTCATTTTCAAAGTTGATTTTGAAAAAGCTTTTGATTGTATTAGTTGGGATTTCTTGGACTCAATCATGCAACAAATGGAATTTGGGGATAAATGGCGAGCCTGGATTCGTGGATGTTTAACTTCAGCAAGGATCTCGGTTCTTATCAATGGTGCAGCAACAAAGGAATTCAGAATGGAGTGGGGTGTAAGGCAGGGGGACCCGCTGTCTCCTTTTTTGTTTATCTTAGCCGCTGAAGGTCTCCATGTAGCTCCGGAATCGGCAAGAGAAAATGGTGTTTATAGTGGCGTTCAGCTCCCTCGCTGTGGTCCATCAATCTCGCATCTACAGTATGCTGACGACGTGATTTTTTTGGGTTCATGGTCGCTGGAAAACACGAAAAATCTGATTAGAATATTACGGTGTTATGAGTTGGCTTCAGGGCTCAATGTTAATATGTCAAAGAGCAAAATTTACGGACTTGGTGTCCAGTCTTGTGAATTGGAGTTGGTGGTGTGCAGCTTTAACTGCTCGATCGGTTCATTCCCGATTACCTACTTAGGTCTCCCAGTTGGTGTGTCGATGGTTCGTGAAACTCATTGGAAGCCCTTAATCGAAAAATTTCGAGCAAAACTCTCGAGATGGAAAGCCTCCACCCTGTCGTTTGGGGGTAGATTGACCCTTTGCAAATCCGTTTTAGGTAGCCTCGGCTCATATTATTTTTCGCTATATAAGGCCCCTTCAAAAGTACTTAAATCTCTGGAACGAACTCGGATGAATTTTTTCTGGGGTGGGAGTTTGGAAGCAAGTAAAATGGCCTGGGTTGCTTGGGAAAAAATACTAGCTTCCAAAGAAAGAGGGGGTCTTGGGATTGGCAGTTTGAAAGCGCAGAATCTTGCTCTTATGGGTAAATGGTGGTGGCGTTTCAGAACCCAACAGGACAACATTTGGGCCATGGTAATTCAAGCCATTCATGGTTCAGAGGGTGGTGTGGCTCGTCCAAAGGCTGTTAGAAGAAAAAGCAGTTGCTGGGGCTCGATAGCTTGCCTACCATCATTTTTAGACAAAGACCAGGTGCCTTTCCTTTCCTTCTTTCAAAGCTCATTAAATCTCGATGGTTCATTCAAATGGTTATGGTCTCTTGATCACTCGGGTGTTTATACTGTATCCTCACTGCGGAAACACATTGATAACCGGTCCCTGCCTTATAGTAATGCTGGTTGGAAATGGAACCCGCTTGTGCCGGGTAAGGTAAACATATTAGCCTGGAGAGTCAGCCACTGTCGGCTTCCATGCATGGAGAATTTAAATAAGCTTGCTATCAGTTCTTCAGACTTATGTCAAATGTGTCATGAAGCCACAGAATCAGTAGATCACATCTGTGTGGGATGTCCGATAGCAAAGGAAGCATGGGCGCAGGTATGTAGCTGGTGGCGTCTACTGGGGAACTATCCAAATGATTGTAGGGAGCTGTTAAACTGTAAAGAATCATTAAGGGGACATAATAGACTGGAAATGATACATGAGGCTATAATGCTGGTGTTCTTATGGGTAATGTGGAGATTCAGGAACAACAAGGCTCACTGCTCAAACCTAAACTCCGGATCAAGATTGGCTTTGGCTCTCGAGGTACAAACATTTTCGCATCTATGGATCAATGCGAGGAATcggaagggaaggaagcttagATGGCTCGAGTGGTGTTGTGATCCAATCTTGGAGTGCTATGGCAGGATGTAG
- the LOC111903958 gene encoding probable sodium/metabolite cotransporter BASS3, chloroplastic encodes MASSIPYLPVTPPLNSHTNTSIHNPLIFFPNPTNSISLKSINQNPRFSSSVIRKSSSISAGASAASACSTSYPFIGKVGLHRREGNFILLSYGTNPNTGSVMAVKADISQILSAMLPFVVALTAIAALTQPLTFTWVSKELYAPALGGIMLSIGIKLSIEDFKLAFKRPLPLSIGFLAQYVLKPVLGVFVARSFGMSPVFYAGFVLMSCVAGAQLSSYASFLSKGDVALSILLTSSSTIASVLVTPLLTGLLIGSVVPVDAIAMSKSILQVVLLPVTLGLVLNTYAKPVVSIVQPVMPFVAMFCTSICIGSPLAINQSQILSAEGLKLIWPVLTFHTAAFTFGYWISKLPFCRQEEDVSRTISLCTGMQSSTLAGLLATQFLGSTQAVPPACSVVAMAIMGLCLASFWGSGYRIRDLPNYLIPQNDSP; translated from the exons CCCACAAATTCGATCTCGTTAAAATCCATCAATCAAAACCCTCGTTTTTCTTCTTCCGTAATTAGAAAATCCTCTTCTATCAGCGCCGGTGCTTCTGCGGCATCCGCATGCTCCACGTCGTACCCTTTTATAGGTAAAGTCGGGTTGCATAGAAGAGAAGGCAACTTCATATTACTATCCTACGGCACGAACCCTAATACTGGATCCGTGATGGCCGTAAAAGCTGATATTTCCCAAATTCTCTCGGCGATGCTTCCCTTTGTGGTGGCGCTCACCGCAATTGCCGCGCTAACTCAACCGTTAACCTTCACCTG GGTGTCAAAGGAACTCTATGCTCCTGCTCTTGGTGGAATCATGTTGTCAATTGGCATTAAGCTTTCAATCGAAGATTTCAAACTTGCGTTTAAGAG ACCTTTACCATTATCTATAGGGTTTCTTGCTCAATACGTATTGAAACCTGTTCTGGGCGTGTTCGTAGCAAGATCTTTCGGGATGTCTCCTGTGTTCTATGCAGGATTTGTCTTGATGTCATGTGTTGCAGGAGCTCAGTTGTCCAGCTATGCTAGCTTTTTAAGCAAAGGGGATGTGGCTTTAAGCATTCTCTTAACAAGTTCAAGTACTATCGCCTCTGTTCTTGTTACCCCTCTTTTAACTGGTCTTCTTATCGGATCAGTTGTCCCAGTGGACGCCATTGCAATGTCCAAATCAATCTTGCAG GTTGTTCTTCTTCCAGTTACACTTGGTTTAGTACTCAACACATACGCAAAACCAGTTGTATCTATCGTTCAACCCGTGATGCCATTTGTTGCTATGTTTTGTACCTCCATTTGTATTGGGAGCCCTCTGGCTATTAACCAGAGCCAAATTCTTTCTGCAGAAGGTCTCAAGTTGATTTGGCCTGTTTTGACATTTCACACTGCTGCATTTACCTTCGGTTATTGGATTTCCAAACTTCCCTTTTGTAG GCAAGAGGAAGATGTAAGCAGAACGATATCACTTTGCACGGGAATGCAAAGCTCCACGCTGGCGGGGCTTCTTGCGACGCAATTCTTGGGGAGCACCCAAGCGGTCCCGCCAGCGTGTTCGGTTGTTGCAATGGCAATAATGGGACTCTGTCTGGCGTCCTTTTGGGGAAGTGGTTATCGAATCAGAGACTTACCGAATTATCTCATCCCACAAAATGATTCCCCATGA